One genomic segment of Sminthopsis crassicaudata isolate SCR6 chromosome 2, ASM4859323v1, whole genome shotgun sequence includes these proteins:
- the LOC141553409 gene encoding olfactory receptor 4M1 — MEPDNYTRVTEFVLTGLSQTREVQLVLFVIFLSFYLIILPGNVLIICTIRLDAHLTSPMYFLLANLAFLDIWYSSITAPKMLVDFFAERKIISFGGCIAQLFFLHFVGASEMFLLTVMAFDRYAAICRPLHYATIMNRRLCCILVACSWLGGFIHSIIQVALIIRLPFCGPNELDSYFCDITQVVRIACANTFPEELVMIFSSGLISVVCFIALLMSYAFLLVMLKKHSGSGDSTSRAMSTCYSHMTIVVLMFGPSIYIYARPFDAFSLDKVVSVFHTVIFPLLNPIIYTLRNKEVKTAMRKITKKYILCKEK, encoded by the coding sequence ATGGAGCCTGATAATTACACCAGAGTAACGGAATTTGTCCTCACAGGGCTGTCCCAAACCCGGGAGGTACAACTGGTCctatttgttatatttctttccttctatctgaTAATCTTGCCAGGAAACGTTCTCATTATTTGCACTATAAGGTTAGATGCCCACCTGACTTCACCCATGTATTTTCTATTGGCAAACCTAGCCTTCCTTGACATCTGGTATTCCTCTATCACAGCCCCTAAAATGCTTGTGGACTTCTTTGCCGAAAGGAAGATCATCTCCTTTGGGGGCTGCATTGCTCAACTCTTCTTCCTGCACTTTGTTGGGGCCTCTGAGATGTTCCTGCTCACAGTGATGGCTTTTGATCGTTACGCTGCCATCTGCCGACCCTTGCACTATGCTACCATCATGAACCGGCGTCTCTGTTGCATCCTGGTGGCGTGCTCTTGGTTGGGTGGCTTTATCCACTCCATAATCCAGGTGGCACTCATCATTCGTCTGCCCTTCTGTGGACCTAATGAACTGGACAGCTATTTTTGTGATATCACCCAGGTTGTCCGCATTGCCTGTGCCAACACCTTCCCAGAAGAATTGGTTATGATCTTCAGTAGTGGGCTGATTTCTGTAGTGTGTTTCATTGCATTACTCATGTCCTATGCCTTCCTCTTGGTCATGCTCAAGAAGCATTCAGGCTCAGGGGATAGTACCAGTAGGGCCATGTCCACCTGCTATTCCCACATGACCATTGTGGTCTTGATGTTTGGCCCATCCATCTACATTTATGCACGTCCTTTTGATGCATTCTCCTTAGATAAGGTAGTATCTGTGTTTCATACTGTGATCTTCCCCTTACTGAATCCTATCATCTACACATTACGTAATAAGGAAGTAAAAACTGCCATGAGGAAGATAACCAAAAAATACATCTTATGTAAAGAGAAGTGA